From a region of the Neobacillus niacini genome:
- a CDS encoding bifunctional aldolase/short-chain dehydrogenase encodes MVKNLWESEKASQVAKGVEELVYRSNLIGTDRAVCNWGGGNTSMKTTEKDFRGRDIEVMWVKGSGSDLATMKAQNFTGLNLEDIRPLFERDEMTDEDMVAYLSHCMIDSKHPRASIETLLHAFLPFKHVDHTHPDAIISICCADNGKQIAEEIFGNRFVWVPYVRPGFTLSKMIAEGVRNNPNAELVLMEKHGLVTWGETSEESYAKTIEIINEAESFINAKSNEETAFGGQKYQSLSDEEATSILAKVMPIIRGAVSEEKKMLLTYDRGEDVLQFVNSHQAPELSQIGAACPDHLVHTKMVPLYINWDPQTKDVEALIAAIKEGVASFKEGYKAYFERNKNEGDKMFEPAPRVILIPGVGMVNSGKDVNNSRVSGALYHRAIAVMKGATTLGNFVSLSENESYNVEYWPLELYKLTLAPAEAEFSRKVAFITGGAGGIGSETARRLVSEGAHVVLADLNLEGAEKVATEINEQYSANRALAVKMDVTSEEMVQAAYDQTALNFGGVDIIVNNAGLATSSPFDETSLKEWNLNMNVLGTGYFLVAREAFKQMKDQGIGGNMVFIGSKNSVYAGKNAAAYSSVKALETHLARCIAAEGGEFGIRVNSVLPDAVLQGSAIWGSSWREERAAAYGIHPDQLEEHYRKRTTLLVNIYPSDIAESIAFFASSKSDRTTGCMLTVDGGVPAAFTR; translated from the coding sequence ATGGTAAAGAACTTATGGGAAAGTGAAAAAGCTTCACAAGTAGCAAAAGGGGTAGAAGAATTAGTGTATCGTTCCAATTTGATTGGAACAGATCGTGCCGTATGTAACTGGGGTGGCGGCAATACTTCCATGAAAACAACGGAGAAAGACTTCCGTGGACGTGATATCGAGGTTATGTGGGTAAAGGGCAGCGGCTCTGATCTAGCAACGATGAAGGCTCAAAACTTTACGGGTCTAAATTTAGAGGACATCCGCCCATTATTCGAACGCGATGAAATGACAGATGAAGATATGGTGGCATATCTTTCACATTGTATGATTGACAGCAAGCATCCAAGAGCGTCCATCGAAACGTTATTACACGCTTTCTTACCATTCAAGCATGTTGACCATACACACCCAGACGCAATTATCAGCATTTGCTGTGCAGACAACGGCAAGCAGATTGCAGAAGAGATTTTTGGAAATCGTTTTGTTTGGGTACCATATGTACGCCCTGGCTTTACACTTTCAAAAATGATTGCAGAAGGTGTAAGAAACAATCCAAATGCAGAGCTTGTATTAATGGAAAAACACGGACTTGTAACTTGGGGAGAAACTTCAGAAGAGTCCTATGCAAAAACAATTGAGATTATCAATGAAGCGGAAAGCTTTATCAATGCAAAATCAAATGAAGAAACTGCTTTTGGCGGTCAAAAGTATCAATCTCTTTCCGATGAAGAAGCAACTAGTATTCTAGCAAAGGTTATGCCAATCATCCGTGGTGCAGTAAGTGAAGAAAAGAAAATGCTCTTAACGTATGATCGCGGTGAAGATGTCCTTCAATTTGTAAACAGCCATCAGGCACCAGAACTTTCACAAATCGGAGCAGCATGTCCAGACCATTTAGTTCATACAAAAATGGTTCCACTTTACATCAATTGGGATCCGCAAACAAAAGATGTGGAAGCATTAATCGCAGCTATTAAAGAAGGCGTTGCTAGCTTCAAAGAAGGATACAAAGCTTACTTCGAGCGCAACAAAAATGAAGGCGACAAAATGTTTGAACCAGCTCCACGTGTTATTTTAATTCCTGGAGTAGGTATGGTGAATTCTGGTAAGGATGTAAATAACTCACGAGTAAGCGGCGCGCTATACCACCGTGCGATTGCGGTTATGAAAGGTGCTACAACTCTAGGAAACTTTGTTTCACTAAGTGAAAACGAATCTTACAACGTGGAATACTGGCCATTAGAATTATACAAATTGACCCTTGCTCCAGCTGAAGCTGAATTTTCTCGTAAAGTAGCATTCATCACTGGTGGTGCGGGCGGTATCGGTAGTGAAACAGCTCGTCGCCTAGTTTCAGAAGGTGCTCACGTTGTGCTGGCAGATTTAAACCTTGAAGGTGCAGAAAAAGTAGCGACTGAAATTAACGAACAATACAGTGCTAACCGTGCATTGGCTGTGAAAATGGACGTTACAAGTGAAGAGATGGTTCAAGCGGCCTATGACCAAACAGCACTTAACTTTGGCGGAGTAGACATCATTGTTAACAACGCAGGTCTTGCAACATCTAGTCCATTTGATGAAACATCTCTTAAAGAGTGGAACTTAAACATGAATGTTTTAGGTACTGGATATTTCTTAGTTGCACGTGAAGCATTCAAGCAAATGAAGGATCAAGGAATCGGCGGTAACATGGTATTTATCGGTTCGAAAAACTCTGTTTACGCTGGTAAAAATGCAGCAGCATATAGCTCTGTAAAAGCACTTGAAACACACTTGGCAAGATGTATTGCTGCTGAAGGCGGCGAGTTTGGTATTCGTGTTAACTCTGTTCTTCCGGATGCTGTTCTACAAGGTTCTGCGATTTGGGGGTCAAGCTGGAGAGAAGAACGTGCAGCAGCATATGGAATTCACCCTGATCAATTAGAAGAACACTATCGTAAGCGTACGACATTACTAGTAAATATCTACCCATCAGATATTGCTGAATCCATCGCATTCTTTGCTTCATCTAAATCAGATAGAACAACAGGATGTATGTTAACAGTAGATGGCGGGGTTCCTGCTGCGTTTACTAGATAA
- a CDS encoding Gfo/Idh/MocA family protein codes for MKVGIIGTGWFAKTHAAIFGDMDGVEVTAFCGTSIEKAEKEARNWSNAKGYSNVDEMLEKQKLDAVYICVPPMAHGDIEFALIERNIPFFVEKPLGIDEQPLEIAKRIEEKGLITSVGYHWRYKETTKKALSLLQDRKVGMALGYWMGDMPMVPWWRDVTKSGGQFVEQTTHIVDLLRFLCGDITEVYAAYSSKIMQEKVEGTTAPDVGSVTMKLQNGMVATISNTCILTNTSKVGLDLFTEEGIIELRNEHVRDIKGKQILEHKEQVNPYIAENEIFLEAVRTGNPTGILSDYKDSLKTHTVTLAANRSAISGQPIRLGFM; via the coding sequence ATGAAAGTAGGGATTATTGGTACCGGCTGGTTTGCGAAAACGCATGCGGCTATATTTGGAGATATGGATGGAGTAGAGGTTACTGCCTTTTGTGGAACAAGTATTGAAAAGGCTGAAAAAGAAGCAAGAAACTGGTCAAATGCAAAGGGGTATTCAAATGTAGATGAAATGTTAGAGAAACAAAAACTCGACGCTGTCTATATTTGCGTACCACCTATGGCTCATGGCGATATTGAATTTGCTTTGATAGAAAGAAACATTCCATTTTTTGTAGAAAAGCCTTTAGGAATAGATGAACAGCCGCTTGAAATTGCGAAAAGAATAGAAGAAAAAGGTCTCATTACTTCAGTTGGGTATCACTGGCGTTATAAAGAAACCACTAAGAAAGCCTTGTCATTACTTCAAGATCGTAAAGTTGGGATGGCTCTAGGGTATTGGATGGGGGACATGCCGATGGTTCCGTGGTGGAGAGATGTAACTAAATCAGGGGGACAATTTGTTGAACAGACCACGCATATCGTTGACCTTTTACGTTTCTTGTGCGGTGATATTACCGAAGTGTATGCAGCCTATAGCAGCAAGATTATGCAGGAAAAGGTAGAAGGAACCACAGCGCCAGATGTTGGCAGTGTCACTATGAAGCTGCAGAATGGCATGGTAGCGACCATATCAAATACTTGTATTCTGACAAATACCAGTAAAGTCGGCTTGGATTTATTTACAGAAGAAGGAATAATAGAGTTACGTAATGAGCATGTACGTGATATTAAAGGTAAACAAATATTAGAACATAAAGAACAAGTTAATCCATATATTGCTGAAAATGAGATATTTCTTGAAGCAGTTAGAACTGGTAATCCTACAGGAATATTATCGGACTACAAAGATTCTTTAAAAACCCACACAGTTACACTTGCGGCCAATCGATCTGCAATAAGCGGTCAGCCAATTAGATTGGGATTCATGTAA
- a CDS encoding LutC/YkgG family protein, whose amino-acid sequence MTGTIQNRDSFLNQIASQLGRSRISSKVERPTWKFRPQDEVLKDATQDELLEVLAEQCKKIHTTLYQTELKDLPSTLNEVVTNYGGGPIVTWKDERFSKWGLNSLLKTQWPSQDYDVYEWDHTKGSENITKAEKANVGITISEITLAESGTVVLFSDQDKGRTVSFLPATYIALIPKSSLVPRMTQAAQKMREIHEKTGHVASCINFITGPSNSADIELNLVVGVHGPVKASYIVINDL is encoded by the coding sequence ATGACTGGTACCATACAAAATCGTGATTCATTCTTAAATCAAATTGCCAGCCAGCTTGGTCGTTCACGGATTTCCTCTAAGGTCGAACGGCCAACATGGAAATTTAGACCACAGGATGAGGTATTAAAAGATGCAACACAAGATGAGCTTTTAGAAGTGTTAGCAGAGCAGTGTAAAAAAATCCATACTACCCTATATCAAACAGAACTTAAAGATCTGCCATCCACCCTTAACGAAGTTGTCACCAATTATGGCGGTGGTCCCATCGTTACTTGGAAGGATGAACGGTTTTCGAAATGGGGTCTTAACTCATTACTGAAAACACAATGGCCAAGCCAGGATTATGATGTGTATGAATGGGATCATACAAAGGGTTCGGAAAATATCACAAAAGCGGAAAAGGCAAATGTCGGTATCACGATTAGTGAAATCACATTGGCGGAATCAGGAACCGTTGTATTATTCAGTGACCAGGACAAAGGCAGGACTGTGAGCTTTTTACCAGCGACTTATATTGCACTAATTCCAAAAAGTTCGCTAGTACCAAGGATGACACAAGCTGCACAAAAAATGAGGGAAATACACGAAAAAACAGGTCATGTAGCTTCATGTATCAATTTTATTACCGGACCAAGTAATTCAGCAGATATCGAATTAAATTTGGTTGTTGGTGTTCATGGACCAGTAAAGGCTTCTTATATCGTGATTAATGATTTATAA
- a CDS encoding LutB/LldF family L-lactate oxidation iron-sulfur protein has protein sequence MAMKIGNEQFKDRVDKGIHDDFMRGAVSGAQDGMGVKRRLVTEELGNWEDWRSHGEEIRQHVLENLDYYLEQLSENVAKRGGHVFFAQTKEEANDYIREVVRQKNAKKIVKSKSMVTEEISLNAALEQEGCEVIETDLGEYILQVDDHDPPSHIVVPALHKNKEQIRDVFTDKLGYTKTSKPEELAWHAREMLREEYLSADIGITGCNFAVAETGSFSLVTNEGNADLVTALPKTQITVMGMERIVPTFEEMEVLVSLLTRSAVGQKLTSYITVLTGPREELDVDGPEEFHLVIVDNGRSKILGGEFQSVLQCIRCAACVNVCPVYRHVGGHSYGSIYSGPIGAVLSPLLGGYDEFKELPYASTLCGACTEVCPVKIPLHNLLHKHREVIVEKEGKAPITEKLAMKAFGLGAASPILYKIGSKIAPTAMNPFTSGDKISKGPGPLKAWTEIREFPAPNKERFRDWFNNREKGGN, from the coding sequence ATGGCCATGAAAATAGGCAATGAACAATTTAAGGACCGTGTCGATAAAGGGATTCATGATGATTTTATGCGTGGGGCCGTTTCTGGTGCACAGGATGGAATGGGTGTAAAACGGCGCCTTGTGACGGAGGAACTGGGAAACTGGGAGGACTGGCGCTCACATGGAGAAGAAATTCGCCAGCATGTTCTTGAAAACTTAGATTATTATCTTGAGCAACTTAGTGAAAATGTTGCAAAAAGAGGAGGGCATGTATTTTTTGCCCAAACAAAAGAAGAGGCAAATGACTATATTCGAGAAGTTGTAAGGCAGAAAAACGCGAAAAAGATTGTAAAATCAAAATCGATGGTAACCGAGGAAATCAGCTTAAATGCTGCTTTGGAACAGGAAGGCTGTGAGGTCATTGAAACCGACCTTGGTGAATACATTCTTCAAGTCGATGATCATGACCCGCCATCGCATATTGTGGTGCCGGCGTTACATAAAAACAAAGAACAAATTCGCGATGTGTTTACTGACAAACTTGGCTACACGAAAACTTCAAAGCCAGAAGAATTGGCCTGGCATGCACGGGAAATGCTGAGAGAAGAATATTTGTCAGCCGATATTGGCATTACCGGGTGTAACTTTGCAGTGGCTGAAACAGGCTCCTTTAGTTTAGTAACAAACGAAGGGAATGCTGATTTAGTTACCGCCTTACCAAAAACACAGATTACCGTTATGGGCATGGAACGCATTGTCCCAACCTTTGAAGAAATGGAAGTATTAGTCTCCCTTTTAACCAGAAGTGCTGTGGGTCAGAAATTAACGAGTTATATTACCGTCCTTACAGGACCAAGAGAAGAACTAGACGTGGATGGTCCTGAGGAATTCCACCTTGTAATCGTTGATAATGGACGCTCTAAAATCCTAGGGGGAGAATTCCAGTCAGTCCTGCAATGTATTCGTTGTGCGGCATGTGTAAATGTTTGTCCAGTTTATCGACATGTGGGTGGTCATTCTTACGGTTCTATTTATTCAGGACCAATAGGGGCTGTGCTTTCTCCACTGCTCGGTGGTTATGATGAATTTAAAGAGCTACCGTATGCTTCGACACTTTGCGGAGCATGTACGGAAGTTTGCCCGGTAAAAATTCCTTTGCATAACCTCCTTCACAAGCATAGAGAAGTGATTGTTGAAAAGGAAGGGAAGGCACCAATAACTGAAAAACTAGCGATGAAGGCATTTGGGTTAGGTGCAGCGTCACCAATTTTATATAAGATTGGTTCAAAAATTGCTCCAACTGCGATGAATCCATTTACCTCTGGCGACAAGATCTCTAAGGGTCCTGGACCGTTAAAGGCTTGGACAGAAATTCGCGAGTTTCCAGCACCAAATAAAGAGAGATTTAGAGATTGGTTTAACAATCGTGAAAAAGGGGGCAACTAA
- a CDS encoding (Fe-S)-binding protein, with product MKVSLFATCLVDMFQSNVGKATVELLERLGCEIEFPESQVCCGQPAYNSGYTKESKEAMKRMIDTFQNAEYVVSPSGSCAFMFHEYPHVFKGDPVWEPKAKKLAEKTYELTQFIVDVLKVEDVGAKLEGHATYHTSCHMTRLLGVKEAPMILLKNVKGLNFTELPGKEQCCGFGGTFSVKMAQISEQMVDEKVCHVEDTGADYLIGADAGCLMNIGGRIDRKGKPIKVLHIAEVLNSR from the coding sequence ATGAAGGTAAGTTTATTTGCAACATGCCTTGTTGATATGTTTCAAAGCAATGTTGGTAAAGCAACGGTTGAGCTTCTAGAGAGACTAGGGTGTGAGATTGAATTCCCAGAATCACAGGTGTGCTGCGGGCAGCCTGCTTATAATAGTGGATATACAAAAGAGTCCAAAGAAGCGATGAAAAGGATGATTGATACCTTTCAGAATGCGGAATATGTCGTTTCGCCATCAGGTTCATGTGCTTTTATGTTTCATGAGTATCCTCATGTTTTTAAAGGGGACCCTGTTTGGGAACCAAAAGCTAAGAAGTTAGCGGAGAAAACGTATGAACTAACACAATTTATTGTGGATGTTTTGAAGGTTGAAGATGTGGGAGCAAAATTGGAAGGACATGCTACCTACCACACCTCCTGTCATATGACAAGATTGCTGGGAGTAAAGGAAGCTCCTATGATTCTATTGAAAAATGTAAAGGGGCTTAACTTTACTGAACTTCCTGGAAAAGAACAGTGCTGCGGCTTTGGTGGAACCTTTTCGGTTAAAATGGCACAGATATCAGAGCAAATGGTCGATGAGAAAGTTTGCCATGTTGAAGATACAGGTGCAGATTATCTAATTGGTGCTGACGCCGGCTGTCTTATGAATATTGGCGGACGGATTGATCGGAAAGGTAAGCCGATAAAGGTGTTACATATTGCTGAGGTGTTAAATAGTCGTTGA
- a CDS encoding PTS glucose transporter subunit IIA, giving the protein MFKNFFKGKKSEVETTIMQPLEGEIVPLDVVPDPVFSQKMIGDGFAVKPTNGTVVSPVDGEVISVFPTKHAVSVKSTDGREILIHVGLETVSLNGEGFTSFVNDGERVKKGQKLLEADFEFIKEKVTSIITPVIFTNLSENEKVVIEDQGVKIIK; this is encoded by the coding sequence ATGTTTAAAAATTTTTTCAAAGGTAAAAAGTCAGAAGTGGAAACAACAATTATGCAGCCATTGGAAGGAGAAATCGTTCCTTTAGATGTCGTTCCTGATCCAGTATTTTCACAGAAAATGATTGGCGATGGCTTTGCTGTTAAACCGACAAACGGCACGGTCGTATCTCCGGTAGATGGTGAAGTAATCAGTGTATTTCCTACCAAACATGCAGTTAGCGTAAAGTCTACTGATGGCAGAGAAATATTGATTCATGTTGGTCTTGAAACAGTATCTCTAAACGGAGAAGGCTTTACTTCATTTGTAAATGACGGTGAACGTGTCAAAAAAGGTCAAAAGCTGCTCGAAGCTGACTTTGAATTTATTAAAGAAAAAGTTACTTCCATTATTACACCTGTCATCTTTACTAATTTGTCAGAGAATGAAAAGGTCGTAATTGAAGATCAAGGTGTAAAAATTATTAAATAA
- a CDS encoding DMT family transporter, producing the protein MTNFRLKLTASLYALMAISFWGVSFVSTKAVLGKLDPYSLLVIRFGIGAIFLLLLLLLQRHRLQISIKYVPHLMVLGILGVFVHQVLQATALLTINASAAGWLISFSPVFTVILSMLFLHEKLSITKAVGMVMAITGVLIISSTRSGQSFQVAINLGFLLMILSTLNWAVYSVLVKSLKIPYPPLVVTFYMCLLGLILTTPFILRNRGWGDLSLLNYSEWAHLLFLGVFVSGIAYWYWGKALEVLEASKVSMFLYLEPIATLIAAVLLLKEKVLLISATGGIIIIIGVIIVNGQLVPMLWRLLKK; encoded by the coding sequence ATGACTAATTTTAGGTTAAAGTTAACTGCATCACTGTATGCATTGATGGCGATTAGTTTTTGGGGAGTATCATTTGTATCGACTAAAGCTGTACTTGGAAAGCTGGATCCTTATTCATTACTTGTTATTCGGTTTGGAATTGGGGCCATATTTTTGCTGTTGCTTCTGCTATTACAACGCCATCGTCTGCAAATATCTATTAAGTATGTTCCTCATTTAATGGTACTAGGCATTCTTGGGGTTTTTGTTCATCAGGTACTCCAGGCAACCGCCTTGTTAACAATAAATGCTTCTGCTGCTGGTTGGCTCATATCGTTTTCACCCGTCTTTACCGTGATTCTCTCCATGCTTTTTTTGCATGAAAAGTTAAGTATTACAAAGGCTGTTGGGATGGTAATGGCGATAACGGGTGTACTTATTATATCAAGTACAAGAAGTGGACAATCCTTTCAGGTTGCCATCAATTTAGGATTTCTCCTAATGATCCTTAGCACGTTAAACTGGGCAGTTTACTCAGTACTTGTAAAAAGTTTAAAAATTCCTTATCCCCCTCTTGTTGTAACATTTTATATGTGTTTATTAGGATTGATTCTTACTACACCTTTTATTCTTCGCAATAGAGGCTGGGGAGACCTTTCCTTGTTAAACTATTCAGAATGGGCACATTTGTTGTTTCTTGGTGTCTTTGTATCGGGTATTGCTTATTGGTATTGGGGGAAAGCATTAGAGGTCCTAGAGGCATCAAAGGTTTCCATGTTTCTCTATTTGGAGCCCATTGCGACTTTAATTGCGGCAGTTCTGCTTTTGAAGGAAAAAGTTTTACTCATAAGTGCTACGGGAGGAATCATAATTATTATTGGAGTGATTATTGTTAACGGTCAGCTTGTGCCTATGTTGTGGCGTTTATTAAAGAAATAA
- a CDS encoding cysteine dioxygenase, whose translation MTLTAKIKNVLDPLKSPSKADLKNALLQIDMNLDDLAQLPEPSEGKPYNRKLLYKNEEVELLVMNWSQLECAPHDHGNSHGWIQVISGTSLNSVYEVKGDSLPKELFYQYHHKGQYFYAPKKAVHKMKASNHTDMVTLHLYSPPISGMRVYDLEKCAACVVSDDCGAWWPDEQNQKLKEIKLSKK comes from the coding sequence ATGACTTTAACAGCTAAGATTAAGAATGTATTAGATCCCTTAAAAAGTCCATCTAAAGCCGACCTGAAAAATGCATTGTTACAAATTGATATGAACCTCGATGATCTTGCACAGTTGCCAGAACCTTCTGAAGGGAAGCCTTACAATCGAAAACTTCTATATAAAAATGAAGAAGTCGAGCTTCTTGTGATGAATTGGTCTCAGTTAGAGTGCGCCCCTCATGATCATGGCAATTCTCACGGCTGGATCCAAGTAATCTCCGGTACTTCCCTTAATTCTGTTTATGAAGTTAAAGGTGACAGCTTACCTAAAGAATTGTTTTATCAGTATCACCATAAAGGACAATATTTTTATGCTCCAAAAAAGGCAGTCCATAAAATGAAAGCCTCAAATCATACTGATATGGTAACCCTCCATCTATATTCCCCGCCCATATCCGGGATGAGGGTCTATGACTTAGAAAAATGTGCAGCATGCGTTGTTTCGGATGATTGCGGGGCATGGTGGCCCGATGAACAAAATCAGAAGCTAAAAGAGATAAAATTAAGTAAAAAGTAA
- a CDS encoding sensor histidine kinase: MDTKWKNRMKIIGWLLLFTLGVSGVLSALLNENDYYQRSYFKTSQFQRELENLTRYIQAFDIKYETKEDMKKAITVSKEEIENKRDEYGDLAGLINDIEMQYQLRIDEAKANENDKIADIYIKERDQKIDKITKNLESDENFKTSIIEEKEKHIDEYFQELESYRQEYEDYQEAFVYYLKNIETGQIYTNLSTMNTKSVEQSINNENMYYIQSYPTRENGYLVFNEGPLVNGSENLSNLIQTSTNDRFGGKIGVSKNAPVTNMVMQNYHNYDNQRIFYWIYTLAGILALAASGLIGKRMAVFGVIAPSKWQSKYNIIPFDVALILQVISVIASIALIDSTSYIYFNIHADDIIINLVFLTIIIGLTLIQAIYLCNRLKTIRKDKSVWQKTIFGRVCKSVRTFFVSIVTVFRNAFLNRRVGTQVFLVLTIVFSFGILTALIFIDEDFLALYIPAILMIGLPLLILIIKRTGYFNQILSNASALAKGEFKPDLTIIGRSVFAKLAEDINQMKHGVKQSQNAQAKSERLKTELITNVSHDLRTPLTSIITYSDLLKNPELTEDERNAYIEIIDRKSKRLKVLIDDLFEASKMASGAIELTKAKVDIVQLLQQSLAEYNETMEDSQVRFRVSNPDHPIYAFVDGQKLWRVFDNIIGNITKYSLENSRAYINVKEENHQVSITFKNISKYELSENIDELFERFKRGDESRHTDGSGLGLAIAKSIIDLHEGTLDIDVDGDLFKVTVILSLYDK, translated from the coding sequence TTGGATACAAAATGGAAAAATAGAATGAAAATTATTGGATGGCTCTTGTTGTTTACGCTTGGAGTCAGTGGTGTGCTATCTGCCTTATTAAATGAAAATGATTATTATCAGCGAAGTTACTTTAAAACATCACAATTTCAGCGTGAACTCGAAAATCTCACAAGATATATCCAAGCCTTCGATATAAAATACGAAACAAAGGAAGATATGAAAAAGGCAATTACCGTATCAAAGGAGGAAATAGAGAACAAACGGGATGAATATGGTGATTTAGCTGGGCTAATCAATGATATTGAAATGCAGTATCAACTTAGAATAGATGAAGCGAAAGCAAATGAAAACGATAAGATTGCAGATATTTACATTAAGGAACGTGATCAAAAGATTGATAAGATCACAAAAAACCTAGAAAGTGACGAGAATTTCAAAACAAGTATCATAGAAGAAAAAGAAAAACATATCGATGAGTATTTCCAGGAGCTGGAAAGTTATCGTCAGGAGTATGAAGATTATCAAGAGGCATTTGTTTATTATTTAAAAAATATAGAAACAGGTCAAATATACACCAATCTTTCAACAATGAATACAAAATCAGTTGAACAATCTATAAATAATGAAAATATGTATTATATTCAGAGTTATCCAACCAGAGAAAATGGTTATCTTGTCTTTAATGAAGGACCATTAGTCAACGGATCTGAGAATCTGTCTAACCTTATACAAACCAGCACCAATGATCGATTTGGAGGGAAAATAGGGGTCTCCAAAAATGCTCCAGTAACGAATATGGTCATGCAGAATTATCATAATTATGATAATCAAAGAATTTTCTATTGGATCTATACTTTAGCCGGAATACTTGCATTAGCAGCTAGTGGATTGATAGGAAAGCGAATGGCAGTTTTCGGTGTAATAGCTCCAAGTAAATGGCAGAGTAAATATAACATCATCCCGTTTGATGTTGCATTAATTTTACAGGTGATATCTGTCATAGCTTCCATTGCTTTAATAGATAGTACATCCTATATCTATTTTAATATTCATGCAGACGATATCATCATCAATCTTGTATTTTTAACGATCATAATTGGATTAACGTTGATCCAAGCCATCTACCTGTGTAACAGACTGAAAACGATTCGTAAAGACAAGAGTGTTTGGCAAAAGACGATCTTCGGACGTGTATGTAAGAGTGTTAGAACTTTCTTTGTGAGTATCGTCACCGTATTTCGTAATGCTTTCCTGAACCGAAGAGTAGGAACGCAGGTTTTCTTAGTTTTGACTATTGTTTTTTCTTTTGGAATCTTAACGGCCCTGATTTTTATTGATGAAGACTTCTTAGCGCTTTATATTCCTGCAATTTTGATGATCGGGCTGCCACTTCTTATCCTTATTATCAAACGAACAGGTTATTTTAATCAAATCCTTTCAAATGCTTCGGCATTGGCAAAGGGTGAGTTCAAACCTGATTTAACTATTATTGGGAGATCCGTTTTCGCCAAGCTTGCAGAAGATATTAATCAAATGAAACACGGTGTCAAACAATCCCAAAATGCCCAAGCCAAAAGTGAAAGGCTAAAAACCGAACTAATCACTAATGTCAGTCATGACTTACGCACACCCTTAACTTCCATAATTACGTATTCGGACCTTCTAAAGAATCCTGAGTTAACAGAGGATGAGCGAAATGCTTATATTGAAATTATTGACCGTAAGTCAAAACGCTTAAAGGTATTAATAGATGACCTTTTTGAAGCATCGAAAATGGCCAGCGGAGCGATAGAGCTGACAAAAGCGAAGGTCGACATCGTCCAATTGCTTCAACAATCACTAGCTGAGTACAATGAAACAATGGAAGATTCTCAGGTCCGATTCCGGGTATCCAATCCTGATCATCCTATTTATGCATTTGTGGATGGGCAAAAGCTTTGGCGGGTATTTGATAATATAATTGGAAATATAACCAAATATTCGTTAGAAAATTCAAGAGCCTATATTAATGTTAAAGAAGAAAATCATCAAGTAAGTATTACCTTTAAGAATATTTCTAAATATGAGTTAAGTGAAAATATCGATGAATTATTTGAACGCTTTAAACGTGGGGATGAATCACGTCATACGGATGGTTCTGGCTTAGGACTTGCTATTGCTAAGTCGATAATCGATTTACACGAGGGTACCTTAGACATAGATGTTGATGGAGATTTGTTTAAAGTGACGGTTATACTAAGTCTTTATGATAAATGA
- a CDS encoding response regulator transcription factor — MNQYSVLVVDDDKEIRDGIEIYLRNEGLRVFKAQDGFEALEILNEQEVHLILLDIMMPRMDGISATFKIREQKNIPIIILSAKSEDTDKILGLQIGADDYVTKPFNPLELIARVKSQLRRYVTLGQFDQKNKTIDLNGLTIDQEAKEVAVNGERVKLTPIEYKIVELLMVNAGRVFSISDIYEMVWKEPCYNAENTVAVHIRKIREKIEINPKNPRYLKVVWGIGYKMEK, encoded by the coding sequence ATGAATCAATATTCTGTGTTGGTGGTAGATGATGATAAAGAAATTCGTGATGGGATTGAAATCTACCTAAGAAATGAGGGGCTTAGAGTATTTAAAGCACAAGACGGCTTTGAAGCACTAGAAATTCTAAATGAACAAGAGGTTCATTTGATTTTACTCGATATTATGATGCCGCGAATGGATGGGATTTCGGCTACATTTAAAATACGTGAACAAAAAAACATTCCCATCATCATTTTAAGTGCAAAAAGTGAAGATACGGATAAAATTTTAGGCTTGCAGATTGGCGCGGATGATTATGTGACAAAACCTTTTAATCCATTGGAACTTATTGCAAGGGTAAAATCACAGCTTAGGAGGTATGTGACATTAGGTCAATTTGATCAGAAGAATAAAACCATTGATTTGAATGGTTTAACGATTGATCAGGAAGCAAAGGAAGTTGCTGTAAATGGGGAGCGTGTGAAATTAACACCGATTGAATATAAAATTGTAGAATTGCTAATGGTTAATGCCGGACGTGTGTTTTCCATTTCTGATATATACGAAATGGTATGGAAAGAACCTTGCTACAATGCCGAAAACACGGTAGCAGTCCATATTCGGAAAATACGTGAAAAAATTGAGATCAATCCAAAAAATCCGAGATATTTAAAGGTGGTGTGGGGAATTGGATACAAAATGGAAAAATAG